A single window of Enterobacteriaceae bacterium ESL0689 DNA harbors:
- the pal gene encoding peptidoglycan-associated lipoprotein Pal — protein sequence MQLNKVLKGVMIALPVMAIAACSSNKNNSDDQSAEGMMGSGTGMDANGGNMYSDEQARSQMQQLQQNNIVYFGLDKYDVSPEYAAILDGHANFLRSNPSYKVTVEGHADERGTPEYNIALGERRANAVKMYLQGRGVADDQISIVSYGKEKPAVLGHNEAAYAKNRRAVLVY from the coding sequence ATGCAATTGAATAAAGTGCTGAAAGGGGTAATGATCGCTTTGCCGGTGATGGCCATCGCGGCATGCTCTTCTAACAAGAATAACAGCGATGATCAAAGTGCTGAAGGCATGATGGGATCAGGTACTGGCATGGATGCAAATGGCGGTAACATGTATTCTGATGAGCAGGCACGCAGTCAGATGCAGCAGCTCCAGCAGAATAATATCGTGTACTTCGGACTGGATAAATACGACGTTAGCCCTGAGTATGCTGCCATACTGGACGGCCATGCTAACTTCCTGCGTAGCAATCCTTCCTACAAAGTGACGGTAGAAGGTCATGCCGATGAGCGCGGTACACCAGAATATAATATCGCTTTAGGTGAGCGCCGGGCTAATGCGGTTAAGATGTATCTGCAGGGGCGCGGTGTTGCAGATGACCAGATTTCTATTGTCTCTTACGGTAAGGAAAAGCCGGCAGTACTGGGACACAATGAAGCCGCTTATGCCAAAAATCGTCGTGCTGTACTGGTTTACTAA